The Microplitis demolitor isolate Queensland-Clemson2020A chromosome 8, iyMicDemo2.1a, whole genome shotgun sequence genome has a segment encoding these proteins:
- the LOC103576734 gene encoding uncharacterized protein LOC103576734 isoform X4 translates to MRIRDENRYAERSIAYFGSRSRSGGTKIESTNASLMEEREDVVFISSKDSQASALWVNYLTACFEQISRQQGRPPFKVRHVAIEDATAISSSVHEKISKARLQIIVVCPILLERASNKPEQASTLAKQLAPERVLAMMLGVHDGHLTESQKTALITYSQWRKFFVKDQDETFVGEFLGAAVAILGSAPSAALKSDKTTFSIHPKKVKMGQSRVLAILNDPLRPEDSFNVIVDRCGEGTEITQVKKRNPYTLQFSIPDRCLEVSMLVGVRVIVNGMPQGIRQVKCESRLRELDQILRAHDNPLEFMCQTFGFGSGDREQLDNWMVHAFQKNVPPRFNLLATPSGSAPLQKNTISQEEYPTLLHFAARFGLEKLAWQLLDCPGGEIACDLKNVSELTPAELAEQAGHTKLAHQLRGYMQMNEFTNMYSYLKVISENTSGTEANNESAPVQLNSLDTEHDKEDYCQPRPISEAYLVPPAARPVITSASISCTPPQLPPPNPTTSPNLCEMNYSIVPPPTPVLGPLFTPSPMSTSTQSTVNFEANGLSLPLQGYLKMHPAGPKLTSAPITAPLMALKPTMSQSLRKDFPINREDFMNSHLPNLGGSLNRSTSYPGTKPREPSGPQDELLEIINDFKNNVFTISEVERLVENWRNRNDVQQSFKDKQRQLASMRDEYERIQKKMKEEMKAPTPFDRFKKLFTKSKKDSKESSSASSQDDDTASTHSKTDNKSNGTLSDRRPISSLSLHSVSSSSSSGRMSVISGCSGTSLGDSGTHSDTEDRRLRNSREDKGGMMTYEIPPAPKPFTGRYSPLRYTPSPRSSTNCVDEHRRHPTPANEYYIAFPVSGLPIHSFNADGSAVEPKTPSSPCDHSFSPSMSIPEEQSHGEFNENNECQKEIKDINQLSIPSPPPSPPTHIPLDYINITPTVNSNDLQNVLVNSDVNNSCDNKKTNSSNDVDASQVSSELLSKVINTKDQKNPEDETVNHQDTYIQSNHVENLPLDIDVVDAPVLHDYMNIQPCDQDPRVVGVIPKKPPAPPVPPRAPSKK, encoded by the exons ATGCGAATCAGAGATGAAAACCGATATGCCGAACGAAGCATCGCATACtttg GCTCGCGAAGCAGAAGTGGTGGGACTAAAATTGAGAGTACTAACGCAAGTCTCATGGAAGAAAGAGAAGATGTTGTGTTCATTTCCAGTAAAGACAGTCAAGCATCCGCACTCTGGGTCAACTACCTCACTGCCTGCTTTGAACAAATCAGCAGACAGCAGGGACGCCCGCCTTTCAA GGTGAGACACGTGGCGATTGAAGACGCAACGGCTATTTCATCCTCGGTccatgaaaaaatatcaaaagcaCGGTTACAAATAATCGTCGTGTGTCCCATTTTACTGGAAAGAGCCTCGAATAAACCGGAGCAGGCATCGACTTTAGCCAAACAATTGGCACCCGAGCGTGTATTAGCAATGATGCTGGGTGTCCACGACGGACATTTGACTGAAAGCCAAAAGACTGCCCTCATTACTTACTCACAATGgcgaaaatttttcgttaaggATCAGGATGAGACGTTTGTCGGTGAATTTTTAGGCGCAGCAGTCGCTATTTTGGGATCCGCGCCATCAGCTGCTTTGAAGAGTGACAAAACGACCTTTTCCATTCatccaaaaaaagttaaaatg gGACAAAGTAGAGTGCTGGCTATTTTGAATGATCCTCTGAGACCAGAAGATTCTTTCAATGTCATCGTGGATCGCTGTGGCGAGGGTACAGAAATAACTCAAGTGAAGAAACGTAATCCGTATACTCTACAGTTTTCCATACCAGATAGATGTCTTGAAGTGTCGATGCTTGTCGGTGTGAGGGTAATCGTTAATGGAATGCCTCAGGGAATACGTCAAGTCAAGTGCGAAAGCAGACTCAGAGAGCTGGATCAAATTCTACGGGCACACGATAATCCTTTGGAGTTTATGTGCCAG acATTTGGATTTGGCTCAGGAGACAGAGAGCAACTTGACAACTGGATGGTTCATGCATTCCAAAAAAATGTCCCACCACGTTTCAATCTTTTGGCAACGCCCAGTGGTTCTGCgccattacaaaaaaataccataa gccaAGAAGAATATCCGACATTATTACATTTCGCCGCACGTTTTGGTCTAGAAAAACTTGCCTGGCAATTGCTTGATTGCCCTGGCGGCGAAATAGCATGTGACTTGAAAAACGTATCCGAACTTACGCCAGCGGAACTTGCTGAGCAAGCCGGGCATACTAAATTAGCACATCAGCTTCGTGGTTACATG CAAATGAATGAGTTCACAAATATGTACAGCTATCTAAAAGTAATAAGTGAAAATACATCCGGTACTGAAGCAA ATAATGAAAGTGCGCCAGTGCAATTAAATAGTCTGGACACAGAGCACGATAAAGAGGACTATTGTCAACCACGACCAATCAGCGAAGCTTATTTAGTGCCGCCGGCAGCTCGGCCAGTGATTACTTCAGCTTCTATTTCGTGTACACCACCGCAACTGCCACCACCGAATCCTACGACCTCGCCCAATCTCTGCGAGATGAATTACTCGATTGTACCGCCACCAACACCTGTACTTGGACCTTTATTTACTCCATCGCCAATGTCAACATCAACACAGTCAACAGTAAACTTCGAAGCTAATGGTCTGAGTCTACCACTTCAGGGATATTTGAAAATGCATCCCGCCG GCCCTAAATTAACTAGCGCACCGATCACTGCACCGCTGATGGCATTGAAACCAACAATGTCGCAGTCACTACGCAAAGATTTTCCAATAAATCGCGAAGACTTTATGAACTCTCACTTGCCTAATTTGGGAGGAAGCTTAAATCGATCAACATCGTATCCTGGAACAAAACCTCGAGAGCCATCTGGACCTCAAGATGAACTTCTTGAGATAATAaatgactttaaaaataacGTATTTACTATTTCTGAGGTTGAGAGGCTTGTGGAGAACTGGCGAAACCGCAATGACGTCCAGCAGAGTTTCAAGGATAAACAGAGACAGTTGGCCTCGATGCGAGACGAGTATGAAAGGATACAGAAAAAGATGAAAGAAGAGATGAAAGCTCCGACACCCTTTGATaggtttaaaaaactttttacaaaaagtaaaaaagattCCAAGGAGTCCTCTAGTGCTAGTAGTCAGGATGACGATACTGCATCGACACACAGCAAGACCGATAATAAATCTAATGGAACTCTCAGTGACCGTCGACCTATCAGCAGCCTTAGTCTACACAGCGTCTCTAGTTCTTCCTCTTCCGGGCGGATGAGTGTTATCAGTGGGTGTAGTGGAACTAGTCTAGGTGACAGCGGAACTCATTCAGACACAGAAGACCGCCGC cTCAGAAATTCAAGAGAAGACAAAGGCGGTATGATGACATACGAAATTCCACCAGCACCTAAACCATTTACTGGTAGATATTCACCACTACGTTACACTCCGTCACCAAGATCATCGACAAATTGTGTCGATGAACATCGAAGACATCCTACACCAGCTAACGAGTATTACATCGCATTCCCAGTGTCAGGCTTACCGATTCATT CTTTCAATGCAGATGGATCAGCCGTCGAACCAAAAACACCCAGTTCACCGTGCGACCACTCATTCAGCCCATCGATGAGTATCCCCGAAGAGCAATCGCACGGcgaattcaatgaaaataacgagtgtcaaaaagaaataaaagatataaatcAACTATCGATACCATCACCGCCACCATCTCCCCCTACGCACATACCGCTCGATTACATAAACATCACACCGACTGTAAATTCAAATGATCTCCAGAATGTCCTCGTAAATAGTGACGTTAACAATTcctgtgataataaaaaaaccaacagTAGCAACGACGTTGATGCATCACAAGTCAGTAGTGAGCTTCTTAGCAAGGTAATAAATACCAaagatcaaaaaaatccagaAGACGAAACCGTAAATCATCAAGACACTTATATTCAGTCAAATCACGTTGAAAATTTACCCTTGGACATCGATGTTGTCGATGCACCCGTACTGCACGATTACATGAATATTCAACCGTGTGATCAAGACCCAAGAGTCGTCGGCGTTATCCCGAAAAAACCACCGGCGCCTCCAGTTCCACCTCGAG CTCCATCTAAAAAATAG
- the LOC103576734 gene encoding uncharacterized protein LOC103576734 isoform X3, producing the protein MISSTESIPTSFKCETPRSRRRRRPDFLDLSGLVTRSRSRSGGTKIESTNASLMEEREDVVFISSKDSQASALWVNYLTACFEQISRQQGRPPFKVRHVAIEDATAISSSVHEKISKARLQIIVVCPILLERASNKPEQASTLAKQLAPERVLAMMLGVHDGHLTESQKTALITYSQWRKFFVKDQDETFVGEFLGAAVAILGSAPSAALKSDKTTFSIHPKKVKMGQSRVLAILNDPLRPEDSFNVIVDRCGEGTEITQVKKRNPYTLQFSIPDRCLEVSMLVGVRVIVNGMPQGIRQVKCESRLRELDQILRAHDNPLEFMCQTFGFGSGDREQLDNWMVHAFQKNVPPRFNLLATPSGSAPLQKNTISQEEYPTLLHFAARFGLEKLAWQLLDCPGGEIACDLKNVSELTPAELAEQAGHTKLAHQLRGYMQMNEFTNMYSYLKVISENTSGTEANNESAPVQLNSLDTEHDKEDYCQPRPISEAYLVPPAARPVITSASISCTPPQLPPPNPTTSPNLCEMNYSIVPPPTPVLGPLFTPSPMSTSTQSTVNFEANGLSLPLQGYLKMHPAGPKLTSAPITAPLMALKPTMSQSLRKDFPINREDFMNSHLPNLGGSLNRSTSYPGTKPREPSGPQDELLEIINDFKNNVFTISEVERLVENWRNRNDVQQSFKDKQRQLASMRDEYERIQKKMKEEMKAPTPFDRFKKLFTKSKKDSKESSSASSQDDDTASTHSKTDNKSNGTLSDRRPISSLSLHSVSSSSSSGRMSVISGCSGTSLGDSGTHSDTEDRRLRNSREDKGGMMTYEIPPAPKPFTGRYSPLRYTPSPRSSTNCVDEHRRHPTPANEYYIAFPVSGLPIHSFNADGSAVEPKTPSSPCDHSFSPSMSIPEEQSHGEFNENNECQKEIKDINQLSIPSPPPSPPTHIPLDYINITPTVNSNDLQNVLVNSDVNNSCDNKKTNSSNDVDASQVSSELLSKVINTKDQKNPEDETVNHQDTYIQSNHVENLPLDIDVVDAPVLHDYMNIQPCDQDPRVVGVIPKKPPAPPVPPRAPSKK; encoded by the exons ATGATTTCATCTACGGAAAGTATACCAACAAGTTTTAAATGTGAAACTCCGCGATCCCGAAGACGACGAAGGCCGGACTTCCTTGATCTGTCTGGCCTAGTGACAC GCTCGCGAAGCAGAAGTGGTGGGACTAAAATTGAGAGTACTAACGCAAGTCTCATGGAAGAAAGAGAAGATGTTGTGTTCATTTCCAGTAAAGACAGTCAAGCATCCGCACTCTGGGTCAACTACCTCACTGCCTGCTTTGAACAAATCAGCAGACAGCAGGGACGCCCGCCTTTCAA GGTGAGACACGTGGCGATTGAAGACGCAACGGCTATTTCATCCTCGGTccatgaaaaaatatcaaaagcaCGGTTACAAATAATCGTCGTGTGTCCCATTTTACTGGAAAGAGCCTCGAATAAACCGGAGCAGGCATCGACTTTAGCCAAACAATTGGCACCCGAGCGTGTATTAGCAATGATGCTGGGTGTCCACGACGGACATTTGACTGAAAGCCAAAAGACTGCCCTCATTACTTACTCACAATGgcgaaaatttttcgttaaggATCAGGATGAGACGTTTGTCGGTGAATTTTTAGGCGCAGCAGTCGCTATTTTGGGATCCGCGCCATCAGCTGCTTTGAAGAGTGACAAAACGACCTTTTCCATTCatccaaaaaaagttaaaatg gGACAAAGTAGAGTGCTGGCTATTTTGAATGATCCTCTGAGACCAGAAGATTCTTTCAATGTCATCGTGGATCGCTGTGGCGAGGGTACAGAAATAACTCAAGTGAAGAAACGTAATCCGTATACTCTACAGTTTTCCATACCAGATAGATGTCTTGAAGTGTCGATGCTTGTCGGTGTGAGGGTAATCGTTAATGGAATGCCTCAGGGAATACGTCAAGTCAAGTGCGAAAGCAGACTCAGAGAGCTGGATCAAATTCTACGGGCACACGATAATCCTTTGGAGTTTATGTGCCAG acATTTGGATTTGGCTCAGGAGACAGAGAGCAACTTGACAACTGGATGGTTCATGCATTCCAAAAAAATGTCCCACCACGTTTCAATCTTTTGGCAACGCCCAGTGGTTCTGCgccattacaaaaaaataccataa gccaAGAAGAATATCCGACATTATTACATTTCGCCGCACGTTTTGGTCTAGAAAAACTTGCCTGGCAATTGCTTGATTGCCCTGGCGGCGAAATAGCATGTGACTTGAAAAACGTATCCGAACTTACGCCAGCGGAACTTGCTGAGCAAGCCGGGCATACTAAATTAGCACATCAGCTTCGTGGTTACATG CAAATGAATGAGTTCACAAATATGTACAGCTATCTAAAAGTAATAAGTGAAAATACATCCGGTACTGAAGCAA ATAATGAAAGTGCGCCAGTGCAATTAAATAGTCTGGACACAGAGCACGATAAAGAGGACTATTGTCAACCACGACCAATCAGCGAAGCTTATTTAGTGCCGCCGGCAGCTCGGCCAGTGATTACTTCAGCTTCTATTTCGTGTACACCACCGCAACTGCCACCACCGAATCCTACGACCTCGCCCAATCTCTGCGAGATGAATTACTCGATTGTACCGCCACCAACACCTGTACTTGGACCTTTATTTACTCCATCGCCAATGTCAACATCAACACAGTCAACAGTAAACTTCGAAGCTAATGGTCTGAGTCTACCACTTCAGGGATATTTGAAAATGCATCCCGCCG GCCCTAAATTAACTAGCGCACCGATCACTGCACCGCTGATGGCATTGAAACCAACAATGTCGCAGTCACTACGCAAAGATTTTCCAATAAATCGCGAAGACTTTATGAACTCTCACTTGCCTAATTTGGGAGGAAGCTTAAATCGATCAACATCGTATCCTGGAACAAAACCTCGAGAGCCATCTGGACCTCAAGATGAACTTCTTGAGATAATAaatgactttaaaaataacGTATTTACTATTTCTGAGGTTGAGAGGCTTGTGGAGAACTGGCGAAACCGCAATGACGTCCAGCAGAGTTTCAAGGATAAACAGAGACAGTTGGCCTCGATGCGAGACGAGTATGAAAGGATACAGAAAAAGATGAAAGAAGAGATGAAAGCTCCGACACCCTTTGATaggtttaaaaaactttttacaaaaagtaaaaaagattCCAAGGAGTCCTCTAGTGCTAGTAGTCAGGATGACGATACTGCATCGACACACAGCAAGACCGATAATAAATCTAATGGAACTCTCAGTGACCGTCGACCTATCAGCAGCCTTAGTCTACACAGCGTCTCTAGTTCTTCCTCTTCCGGGCGGATGAGTGTTATCAGTGGGTGTAGTGGAACTAGTCTAGGTGACAGCGGAACTCATTCAGACACAGAAGACCGCCGC cTCAGAAATTCAAGAGAAGACAAAGGCGGTATGATGACATACGAAATTCCACCAGCACCTAAACCATTTACTGGTAGATATTCACCACTACGTTACACTCCGTCACCAAGATCATCGACAAATTGTGTCGATGAACATCGAAGACATCCTACACCAGCTAACGAGTATTACATCGCATTCCCAGTGTCAGGCTTACCGATTCATT CTTTCAATGCAGATGGATCAGCCGTCGAACCAAAAACACCCAGTTCACCGTGCGACCACTCATTCAGCCCATCGATGAGTATCCCCGAAGAGCAATCGCACGGcgaattcaatgaaaataacgagtgtcaaaaagaaataaaagatataaatcAACTATCGATACCATCACCGCCACCATCTCCCCCTACGCACATACCGCTCGATTACATAAACATCACACCGACTGTAAATTCAAATGATCTCCAGAATGTCCTCGTAAATAGTGACGTTAACAATTcctgtgataataaaaaaaccaacagTAGCAACGACGTTGATGCATCACAAGTCAGTAGTGAGCTTCTTAGCAAGGTAATAAATACCAaagatcaaaaaaatccagaAGACGAAACCGTAAATCATCAAGACACTTATATTCAGTCAAATCACGTTGAAAATTTACCCTTGGACATCGATGTTGTCGATGCACCCGTACTGCACGATTACATGAATATTCAACCGTGTGATCAAGACCCAAGAGTCGTCGGCGTTATCCCGAAAAAACCACCGGCGCCTCCAGTTCCACCTCGAG CTCCATCTAAAAAATAG
- the LOC103576735 gene encoding waprin-Phi1: MGKVIYKALLMLSAIASVYSQFNFYEDKPGSCPPPLPVQICSKACFVDAHCQGVGKCCPTSCGGLICSRPVTMRSKETEKPGLCPATPTGRWVCSPTCTIDSDCQGTKKCCKNRCGALACQKPDIEVIESVEISPDPRVNDNDIHDDDMSGAYPNNPFLRNNRNK; encoded by the exons ATGGGTAAAGTTATTTACAAAGCATTACTAATGCTATCAGCGATAGCCAGTGTTTATTCACAATTTAACTTTTACGAAGACAAACCCGGATCCTGTCCACCGCCATTACCTGTGCAAATTTGTTCTAAAGCCTGCTTTGTCGATGCACACTGCCAAGGAGTTGGCAAATGCTGTCCGACAAGCTGCGGTGGATTAATTTGCTCAAGACCTGTTACCATGAGATCCAAAGAGACAG aaaaaccAGGACTATGTCCAGCAACTCCTACTGGTCGTTGGGTTTGTTCGCCGACTTGCACAATAGACAGCGATTGTCAGGGTACTAAGAAATGCTGCAAAAATCGTTGCGGTGCCTTGGCATGTCAGAAACCAGATATCGAAGTAATTGAATCAGTTGAAATTTCACCTGACCCACGTGTTAATGACAATGATATTCATGATGATGACATGTCCGGAGCTTATCCAAACAATCCATTTCTACGTaacaatagaaataaataa
- the LOC103576736 gene encoding waprin-Thr1 has product MDVKIIIFFCLTCVGIINAQGSFKSGYCPLQNRVTSCMPTCMSDYQCGFNEKCCPNKCNSKSCTSPSPVGTGYDGGYKGSGGNDVNCGGSTCNRYQKCEFNRSTKRYECVRT; this is encoded by the exons ATGGACG taaaaataattatttttttttgcttgacATGCGTCGGAATAATAAACGCGCAAGGCTCAT ttaaaagtGGATACTGTCCACTGCAAAACAGGGTAACGAGTTGCATGCCGACTTGTATGAGTGACTACCAATGtggatttaatgaaaaatgcTGTCCCAATAAATGTAACTCAAAGTCTTGTACATCACCGAGTCCAGTGGGAACTGGTTACGATGGGGGATACAAAGGCTCTGGAGGTAATGACGTCAATTGCGGGGGAAGTACGTGCAATCGATATCAAAAATGCGAATTTAATCGCTCTACCAAACGTTACGAGTGCGTTCgcacataa
- the LOC103576737 gene encoding receptor-binding cancer antigen expressed on SiSo cells, with translation MAMEFLFNRLKALFVFLLSIFRRALCCLRRRRRSSCDSIPLSAVGVIPNSVNNKVEQENWEQWDENPVVVVSNKPCNSVQSKIEQYRQQIAKVPEQNEETQVDFFQDMTPKITKQKKIILRDPKTEETSMNLSKFAIASERVPTNELETWDENATGWEEETTEEFGDPTEEIREQRRRERERRLYEQHQRRMDYNFRPPPLGEKISS, from the exons ATGGctatggaatttttatttaatcgacTCAAAGcactttttgtatttttactgAGTATTTTTAGACGTGCCTTATGTTGTCTAAGACGAAGAAGAAGATCTTCGTGTGATTCTATTCCACTGTCAGCTGTCGGAGTTATACCTAATTCTGTTAACAACAAAGTG gaaCAAGAAAACTGGGAACAATGGGATGAAAATCCAGTTGTTGTTGTGTCAAATAAACCATGTAATTCTGttcaaagtaaaattgaaCAATATCGCCAACAAATTGCTAAAGTTCCTGAACAAAATGAAGAAACTCAAGTTGATTTCTTTcag GACATGACACCAAAGATTACTaagcaaaagaaaataattcttaGAGATCCAAAGACTGAAGAAACTAGTAtgaatttatctaaatttgcTATTGCTTCTGAGAGAGTACCGact AACGAACTTGAAACATGGGATGAAAATGCGACCGGATGGGAAGAAGAAACTACTGAAGAGTTTGGGGACCCAACGGAAGAAATACGGGAGCAAAGACGACGTGAGCGGGAAAGAAGATTGTATGAGCAGCATCAAAGACGCATGGACTACAACTTCCGACCTCCGCCATTGGGAGAGAAAATAAGCTCCTGA
- the LOC103576731 gene encoding histone acetyltransferase KAT8 → MAAMEQRGKDSTVGSAKEIMVKQEKRENTITNGGKESGDDADSSEEVRLDVGEHYLVRRSDDSWHPAEVIQSRYNEVESHYEYYVHYEGYNRRLDEWVPRDRIMSSRFDMSDSSWKTSEHNPASDLLADSSDRKITRNQKRRHDEINHIQKTYAEMDPTTAALEKEHEAITKVKYIDKIQIGKYEIDTWYFSPYPEEYGKQPKLWICEYCLKYMRLEKTYRYHMSECTHRQPVGKEIYRKGTLSIWEVDGREHKVYCQNLCLLAKLFLDHKTLYFDVEPFLFYILCEVDKHGAHLVGYFSKEKESPDGNNVACILTLPPFQRQGYGKLLIAFSYELSRIEQTVGSPEKPLSDLGKLSYRSYWSWILLEILRDFRGTLSIKDLSQMTSISQTDIISTLQSMNMVKYWKGQHVICVTPKLVEEHIKSSQFKRPRLTVDSTALRWGAPPRKNLKPGKK, encoded by the exons ATGGCGGCTATGGAGCAACGAGGCAAGGACAGTACCGTTGGTAGTGCTAAGGAAATAATGGTGAAGCAAGAAAAACGTGAAAACACAATAACAAATGGTGGAAAAGAATCTGGTGATGATGCTGACAGCTCCGAGGAAGTGCGTTTGGACGTTGGCGAACACTATCTCGTACGGAGATCCGATGACTCTTGGC aCCCAGCGGAAGTAATTCAAAGCCGATACAATGAAGTGGAATCTCACTACGAATATTATGTACATTATGAAGGATACAACAGAAGACTGGACGAATGGGTACCAAGAGACAGGATAATGTCCAGTAGATTTGATATGAGTGACAGTAGTTGGAAAACTAGTGAGCACAATCCCGCGAGTGATTTGTTAGCTGACTCATCTGACAGAAAGATCACGAGAAATCAGAAGAGACGGCATGACGAAATTAATCACATACAAAAG ACTTACGCGGAGATGGATCCTACGACAGCGGCACTGGAAAAAGAACATGAGGCTATCActaaagttaaatatattgacaaaattcaaattg GAAAATATGAAATTGATACCTGGTATTTTAGTCCTTATCCAGAAGAATATGGCAAGCAACCAAAATTATGGATCTGTGAATACTGTCTAAAATATATGAGACTAGAAAAAACTTATCGCTATCACATG AGTGAGTGTACACACAGACAACCAGTTGGCAAAGAAATATATCGTAAAGGGACTCTGAGTATTTGGGAAGTTGATGGCAGAGAACACAAAGTCTATTGTCAAAATCTTTGTCTTCttgctaaattatttttagaccacaaaactttatattttgatgTCGAGCcgtttcttttttatattctgTGCGAAGTTGATAAACACGGAGCTCATTTAGTTGggtatttttcaaaa gaAAAAGAGTCACCAGATGGTAATAATGTCGCGTGTATTTTAACACTACCGCCGTTTCAAAGACAAGGCTACGGAAAACTTTTAATAGCATTTAGTTACGAATTAAGTAGAATCGAACAAACTGTTGGAAGTCCGGAAAAACCATTGAGTGATCTCGGTAAATTGTCATACCGCAGTTATTGGAGTTGGATTCTTTTAGAAATATTACGCGATTTTAGAGGAACTTTAAGTATCAAAGATCTCAG tCAAATGACAAGTATATCACAGACAGACATAATATCAACTCTGCAAAGTATGAACATGGTAAAATACTGGAAAGGACAACACGTAATTTGTGTAACACCAAAATTAGTTGAGGAACACATAAAAAGTTCACAATTTAAAAGGCCAAGATTGACAGTCGACAGCACGGCGCTGAGATGGGGCGCGCCGCcaaggaaaaatttaaaacctggaaaaaaataa